Proteins encoded by one window of Gordonia jinghuaiqii:
- a CDS encoding PIG-L deacetylase family protein, whose product MTPKLQGFPTDWHTGLVLVAHPDDPEYGMAAAVARWTGEGRRIVYALASSGERGIEGMPPAQCGPLREAEQRTSASIVGVDEVEFWGFPDSDIHNTPELRAKITETIERVAPQVILSLFGGAEWAPGMPNQADHMEFAAAVLDAYDALADPPAWLFENGPAATHAVGVDDQIDVAVRSLAAHDRYLSVLDPDTPVIDQARAQIEMATTPRNGSGNRHEAGFELKRAR is encoded by the coding sequence ATGACGCCGAAACTGCAGGGGTTCCCCACGGACTGGCACACCGGACTGGTGCTCGTCGCCCATCCCGATGACCCCGAATACGGGATGGCCGCTGCGGTCGCACGCTGGACGGGCGAGGGCAGACGTATCGTCTACGCCCTAGCCTCCAGCGGCGAACGCGGGATCGAAGGGATGCCACCCGCGCAGTGCGGCCCGCTGCGCGAAGCCGAGCAACGCACGTCGGCGTCGATCGTGGGCGTCGACGAGGTGGAGTTCTGGGGATTCCCCGACAGCGACATCCACAACACCCCCGAACTGCGCGCCAAGATCACCGAGACCATCGAACGCGTTGCGCCACAGGTGATCCTGTCACTGTTCGGCGGTGCCGAGTGGGCGCCGGGGATGCCCAACCAGGCCGACCACATGGAGTTCGCCGCCGCGGTACTCGACGCATACGACGCTCTGGCCGATCCGCCGGCGTGGCTGTTCGAGAACGGGCCCGCGGCCACCCATGCGGTGGGCGTCGACGACCAGATCGACGTGGCGGTGCGCTCGCTGGCCGCCCACGACCGCTACCTGTCGGTCCTCGATCCGGACACCCCGGTCATCGACCAGGCCCGCGCCCAGATCGAGATGGCGACGACTCCCCGGAACGGCTCCGGGAACAGGCATGAGGCGGGCTTCGAGCTCAAGCGGGCCCGCTGA